Part of the Nicotiana sylvestris chromosome 2, ASM39365v2, whole genome shotgun sequence genome, gtcagtctgcccgagggagttacggcatgGACGTCATTCTTTTGAatcctcactgccagccaaatacaatggacactgggatggttgccttttgatgaggtcatatatatgtcgaccgctaggacccactttctattgatgggacttaagagaattcagccttacgcgccctaccgagttttgagacaacttgggagatgccagatagtgccacacgaggaagatcttagtgctcaagcaattgagattagccccgacggacaatttcctgaaacAAAAGTCCGCTAGATATGGAATGAATGCCGATGTTTGAAAgaagatacttgtgtgcaggatcgggtcAAAAGTGAAATGGCGCCAGGTTACTTTGCGTGGTAtagaagagaacttgagcacgaaaggccggctaaaagaccccatatcctgaattttgccgagtcatcacaagagcaatgggattggttagcaaaagaaaaaggttaTCGGGCTGAAAtcagcaagctgaaacaacaaattgaaggtctaaaatttgagaacaacgtgcaagttgctactgatctgggagaaaagaacaggtggGCCCAGGAAAACGAgacgcttagggcccaaatccagcaaatAAGGATAGCCactgataaccaacaaaggagccgatCGGATGAGCGACTGataaaaagtttaaaaatggaaattagtgagtgccggagtgagtcggagaattttgagaataccaTAGCAGGATTCGAGGCACACTGGGTGAAAAAAACAGAGGAGCGCAACCAGTACCTGCAGCAGGTTAAAAGGGATCACAAGCAAAccattgccaatttgaagagaaaagTGGCCACTCTTGAGGATAGAGCGACTGAGCAAGCCCGAACCTTTGAAG contains:
- the LOC138884767 gene encoding golgin IMH1-like, which codes for MAPGYFAWYRRELEHERPAKRPHILNFAESSQEQWDWLAKEKGYRAEISKLKQQIEGLKFENNVQVATDLGEKNRWAQENETLRAQIQQIRIATDNQQRSRSDERLIKSLKMEISECRSESENFENTIAGFEAHWVKKTEERNQYLQQVKRDHKQTIANLKRKVATLEDRATEQARTFEAENRHCYNLLAQMEVEIQQWQNQHLQDSRILKARDDQIERLLIEKGKLGIRLRPLPMPSLGGVYDAKI